The proteins below are encoded in one region of Belonocnema kinseyi isolate 2016_QV_RU_SX_M_011 chromosome 5, B_treatae_v1, whole genome shotgun sequence:
- the LOC117173550 gene encoding uncharacterized protein LOC117173550 produces the protein MVVANGPVDSSALFLWNVLLLGKERLDKYYGNCTPSISMVKKWFTEFRCDCTSTSDAERSGRSKEVITPEIVDKIHGMMLDDRRVKVREVAEAVGISTDRVHHILHEYLNMKKLSAGWVPRLLTLDHKRNCVTTSKECLAMFNRNPNEFLRCFLTVDKTWIHRNTPETKEQSKQWVSSGECAPKKAKVGLSANKVMTTVFWDARCIIHIDYLQMGKIINGQYYSELLDRFDTDLKKKRPHLSKKKVLFHENNARVHTDKTCHSFVLNVVSNLGSLSVSRCFIPTKGAFGFDNGSLSSQMKDVKVTMGHGNQAT, from the exons GAAGGAAAGGCTTGATAAATACTATGGGAACTGTACACCATCAATTTCAATGGTTAAGAAGTGGTTTACTGAGTTCCGTTGTGATTGTACTAGCACAAGTGACGCCGAACGTTCAGGTCGCTCAAAAGAAGTCATCACACCAGAAATCGTCGATAAAATCCATGGAATGATGTTGGATGATAGGAGAGTGAAAGTGCGTGAGGTGGCTGAGGCTGTAGGCATCTCAACTGATCGAGTACATCACATTTTACATGAATATTTGAACATGAAAAAACTATCCGCGGGATGGGTGCCGCGATTGCTCACACTCGACCATAAGCGCAACTGTGTGACCACTTCAAAGGAGTGTTTGGCGATGTTCAACCGCAATCCGAACGAGTTTTTGCGCTGTTTCTTAACCGTGGACAAAACGTGGATCCATCGCAATACACCAGAGACCAAGGAACAATCGAAACAGTGGGTTTCTTCGGGTGAATGTGCACCAAAGAAGGCCAAGGTGGGTCTGTCGGCCAACAAGGTCATGAccacagttttttgggatgcgcGCTGCATCATTCACATCGATTACCTTCAGATGGGTAAAATAATCAACGGTCAATATTATTCAGAGCTTTTGGACAGATTCGAtactgatttgaagaaaaaacgaccgcatttgtcgAAGAAAAAAGTGCTGTTCCATGAGAACAATGCACGGGTGCACAC GGACAAGACCTGTCATAGTTTTGTActgaacgtcgtttcaaatctgggatcactgtcggTATCAAGGTGCTTCATTCCAACCAAAGGTGCATTTGGTTTCGACAACGGGTCTCTTTCATCGCAGATGAAGGATGTAAAGGTTACTATGGGTCATGGTAACCAGGCAACATAA